One Xylanivirga thermophila DNA segment encodes these proteins:
- a CDS encoding arginine repressor, protein MKLDRHSVILQLIEEMDIETQEELAQELKKRGFDVTQATVSRDIKELRLVKVLSSSGTYKYAAIDQTDAGVSDRLIRIFSESVVSMDYANNLIVIKTFSGGAMAAAAAIDALNWNEIIGCIAGDDAILIIVKNNELVKGVIQRFNKLLK, encoded by the coding sequence ATGAAGTTAGATAGGCATTCTGTTATTTTACAGCTTATAGAAGAAATGGATATAGAAACCCAAGAAGAACTAGCTCAGGAATTAAAAAAACGGGGATTTGATGTAACACAGGCTACAGTATCAAGAGATATAAAGGAATTACGACTAGTTAAGGTATTATCTTCGTCTGGTACATATAAATATGCGGCAATTGACCAGACAGATGCAGGCGTATCAGATAGGCTTATTCGCATTTTTTCAGAATCAGTAGTTTCAATGGATTATGCAAATAATTTAATCGTTATAAAAACTTTTTCTGGTGGTGCAATGGCAGCAGCTGCTGCTATAGATGCATTGAATTGGAATGAGATTATAGGATGTATTGCTGGTGATGACGCTATACTAATAATAGTTAAAAACAATGAGTTAGTTAAA